A portion of the Citrobacter rodentium NBRC 105723 = DSM 16636 genome contains these proteins:
- a CDS encoding IS66-like element ISCro1 family transposase, which yields MDTSLAHENARLRALLQTQQDTIRQMAEYNRLLSQRVAAYASEINRLKALVAKLQRMQFGKSSEKLRAKTERQIQDAQERISALQEEMAETLGEQYDPALPSALRQSSARKPLPASLPRETRVIRPEEECCPACGGELSSLGCDVSEQLELISSAFKVIETQRPKLACCRCDHIVQAPVPSKPIARSYAGAGLLAHVVTGKYADHLPLYRQSEIYRRQGVELSRATLGRWTGAVAELLEPLYDVLRQYVLMPGKVHADDIPVPVQEPGSGKTRTARLWVYVRDDRNAGSQMPPAVWFAYSPDRKGIHPQNHLSGYSGVLQADAYGGYRALYESGRITEAACMAHARRKIHDVHARAPTDITTEALQRIGELYAIEAEVRGCSAEQRLAARKARAASLMQSLYDWIQTQMKTLSRHSDTAKAFAYLLKQWDSLNVYCSNGWVEIDNNIAENALRGVAVGRKNWLFAGSDSGGEHAAVLYSLIGTCRLNNVEPEKWLRYVIEHIQDWPANRVRDLLPWKVDLSSQ from the coding sequence TCCGAAATCAACCGGCTGAAGGCGCTGGTTGCGAAACTGCAACGTATGCAGTTCGGTAAAAGCTCAGAAAAACTTCGCGCAAAAACCGAACGGCAGATACAGGATGCACAGGAGAGAATCAGCGCACTTCAGGAAGAAATGGCTGAAACGCTGGGTGAGCAATATGACCCGGCACTGCCATCCGCCCTGCGCCAGTCTTCAGCCCGTAAACCGTTACCGGCCTCACTTCCCCGTGAAACCCGGGTTATCCGGCCGGAAGAGGAATGCTGTCCTGCCTGTGGTGGTGAACTCAGTTCTCTGGGATGTGATGTGTCAGAGCAACTGGAGCTTATCAGCAGCGCCTTTAAGGTTATCGAAACACAACGTCCGAAACTGGCCTGTTGCCGGTGCGACCATATCGTGCAGGCACCAGTACCTTCAAAACCCATTGCACGCAGTTATGCCGGAGCGGGGCTTCTGGCCCATGTTGTCACCGGGAAATATGCAGACCATCTGCCGTTATACCGCCAGTCAGAAATATACCGTCGTCAGGGAGTGGAGCTGAGCCGTGCCACACTGGGGCGCTGGACAGGTGCTGTTGCTGAACTGCTGGAGCCGCTGTATGACGTCCTGCGCCAGTATGTGCTGATGCCCGGTAAAGTCCATGCTGATGATATCCCCGTCCCGGTCCAGGAGCCGGGCAGCGGTAAAACCCGGACAGCCCGGCTGTGGGTCTACGTCCGTGATGACCGTAACGCCGGTTCACAGATGCCCCCGGCGGTCTGGTTCGCGTACAGCCCGGACCGGAAAGGCATACATCCACAGAATCACCTGTCCGGTTACAGCGGAGTGCTTCAGGCCGATGCTTACGGTGGCTACCGGGCGTTATACGAATCCGGCAGAATAACGGAAGCCGCGTGTATGGCCCATGCCCGGAGAAAAATCCACGATGTGCATGCAAGAGCGCCAACCGATATCACCACGGAAGCCCTGCAGCGTATCGGTGAACTGTATGCCATCGAAGCAGAAGTCCGGGGATGTTCAGCAGAACAGCGTCTGGCGGCAAGAAAAGCCAGAGCTGCGTCACTGATGCAGTCACTGTATGACTGGATACAGACTCAGATGAAAACACTGTCGCGTCACTCGGATACGGCAAAAGCGTTCGCATACCTGCTGAAACAGTGGGATAGCCTGAACGTGTACTGCAGTAATGGCTGGGTGGAAATCGACAACAACATCGCAGAGAACGCCTTAAGGGGAGTGGCCGTAGGCCGGAAAAACTGGCTGTTCGCGGGTTCTGACAGCGGTGGCGAACATGCGGCGGTGTTGTACTCGCTGATCGGCACATGCCGTCTGAACAATGTGGAGCCAGAAAAATGGCTGCGTTACGTCATTGAGCATATCCAGGACTGGCCGGCAAATCGGGTACGCGATCTGTTGCCCTGGAAAGTTGATCTGAGCTCTCAGTAA